In the Plasmodium gaboni strain SY75 chromosome 13, whole genome shotgun sequence genome, atattttagTAATAATGAATTTAAAATGTTTTGTATTAATGTTTGAAATATTGAATCTGATGGATATGGattcttttaatttgtcttatgtactttttttatatgtaaattttttaaaaaataataaaaatggaatagatatattagaaaataaGAGCAATATAAGATATAAAACACAGGTAGTAGAAAATGAcaataaaatgtataaaaaattgttaaattcatttttaaatgtattttCATATTGTTCTGAAAATACTAATACTTTAGTTCGTATTGAAGCAATaaaatcattttattatgtattaaGATTTTTGCATGatgaaaagaaatataaatattatgagGAGCATACTATAAAGAAGGAAAGaataaatacaaattataacacagatgatgataatttaaagaaaagaaccttatttatttttgaagaaaatttaattaaagAATCTTTAACTgtaaaaaaagtaaatatgataaaagGATTTGTTAATAGTAGaatgatatatttacaaaaatttaattctaatttttttgaaaataattgtgattttatagatatgaaaaataagaataatgATCAGGAGAAAAGTGGAAAGATCAAGgataattcaaataataatgtaagTAAAAAGgagaataatataaatgttcATGTTATGAATGTTAAGAGTGAAAGAGATAGTAATAATAAGGACActgaaatatataagaataaaatgaataggaaggataatatgaataatgtaaatgatgtaaatgaaataaataacataaataatataaataatataaataaaataaataacataaataacataaataacataaataacataaatatcataaataacataaataacataaatattataaataacataaataatgtaaaccatatgaacaatattaataataagaataaatatgaCAAAAGTGAAAATAGTTTAAATAATATCCTtctattaaaaaattttgaaaCAGTTTTTAATTGTGTACCTAATGATGGTTGGATATCAAACAAAATagatgatgatgataaaaatatgttactttatattttacacatatttgaattatttgttgaaatatatgaaaataaggatattaatgaaataataataaaaagtattgttttttttttaaatcacACTGatttgaatatttttagtATTGTAACAcgtattattataaaaatctCTCAAATAAATCCTATCAatagaatattttttaataaatatatatctgtgttaatgaaaaattttgataaggatagaagaaaatatatatttctaatGTTATCTTATTgtaaatatgaaaaaagtGGTATTGAGGTATTATTAGGTATACTAACAAATTTATGTCTTTATAATTTCaattataaaacaaatacATATTATCTTGAGGAGGACGATGAAGAAAGTGATTTAAATATAGAACAAATAAAAACTTTAAGACGTTTACAAAATATGCGACAGAATAAGacattaataaataatgataatatacataatgATATAGAAACATATAGTAATAATTCTGAGGAtgaattttatttaattgacaaaaaaatatataatatagaagaatggtattatatatatcctataattattatattatcattaaattattcaaaatatatacaatcatttttttttaataaattttataaaagttatatacagaattattataacattactccatattttaatatatttgattggtcaaataaattttgttattatctttcaaaacatatttttacatCTCATATTGAAAAgtcatcattttttatgGAGCAAGGTTTGGATGTATTTGACGTATTAGATTCTACAATATTTCATAGTGAATCAAAAAATTGGAGCAATAGCTATAAGttattaattcatataaataaatataatactaCACATggtagtaataataatagtaataataattatgtttattatccatataatggatataaaatagatagtgttaaaaattttatgCTCAGAGAAAAAAGTTCAAATGATATATCCTTAGATTTACTATTTAATCGAACATATGGTTTTTTAGAATATCCAAATTATgttaaattaaatttaagTTATAAAGAGaattgttatatttatatatatatgttatcacttttaaatttcttttttaataaagaaatgaatatatttgaagagaattgtttttttcttaaGCGTAAGATTTGGGAGTTATTACATGATCAAACCAATTTAAAAAGTAATAGTTTTTTAgattatttatgtttatttaaagatattaattttatatgtataaatcACACAAAATATCTGACCaaattatttgattttattaattctaATAATATCACACATTTGAAAGAAAAACAACAAAATGATCTTTATACTGATTgtaaaaatgatgaaatattatatagtaatattaaacatgatgatgatttattatataatgataattatatgaaagAAAGAGAACATAAACGAATGTTATATgtagaaaaattattattatcttttattataaataagggaaaaaataaaaaggtaaaaaatatgttgGCTTGTAATTATAAAGTTAAAGGAAATCatgttataaataataaaaatttgaaagataatatgaatatattagaagaaaaaataagaaaacttatatattttgaacaatcttatatgaaatataatcaaaatatatgtgatataataaatcataatattattagtaatatatattatattttatatttaaaaaacatGTTTTTTTTCGATGAAAAAGattcaaaaataataaatgaacaTAATACCTTTTTTTCGGATTATTTATGTAAagatttattaattaaGTTAATATTGGTTCCTATTTTATATAGAAGTAATACGGCGAttgaaattttttataaatatccTATAAAAGATATGATAACAAAATCTTACTTTTCCAGTATATCTAAAAAATACTTTGAGCGAATAtcacaaaaaaatttacttttattagaaaaaataaataaatgtactattattaataatgagaatgaattatttaatgatACCATGCAGGGTGTATATCGTGATAATGGAGTAACTAGccaaaatgataataatcATATGAATCAAAATTATAGAATACTAAATAAAGAGAATGAAAGTAGTATTGCATCTATTAGTGATTTTAATGAAAGTTTAAGAGAAGAAAAGTGTCTTTTAAAATCAGCTGAATATGATAGTgctttatataaaaataaagaagaggagatcaaaatattaaataataaaaaggataaTGTGTATGGAACCTTACCAAGGtttgaagaaaataataaatatattaaacaaGATAAACAAAGGAATAGAAAAAGCAATTTTCCtatacatttaaaaaaaaatttattcttaaaatttttaaatgtgaaaataaaaattaagaataataatataggACAAAATGAGACGATGAATATTATGAGCAATATAcatgataaaaaaaaaataaaaaaggagaataaaaaatatgaaaaaggTTTCATTGAAcatgaagaaaatatgcaaaataaatatgaaatatatatatatcataaaaagcttattaatataaatcatcagataaataaaaatttaataaaaatatatcatttgttttatagaaattattattatacattaaatatgtctgaaatattaaatattatattgaataaagtgtatgaagaaaatgatatattatataacaaGTTAAAAGATTTTGTTTTGAATTTTTCATCTTATTATCatggtaataataaaaagattggttctaaatatttttatgacattttttataataataaattatgtagaagaaataataaattagaaagaataaataaatatttatcacaaaataaaaatggaCATGAATATAgtaatttaatatttgaCTTGCATAAAATAGGTATTAacaaaaatgataataaaaagaatgTATATTCTATAAATATTGCTATAAATAAAATCTTGAAActtattataaaatatttagaGAATGaagattatataaattatgaGCAGTGTATAAATTTTccttatttatttttatctatacttaatataaaaataaagttATCTTATGAAATAATGTTATACGATTTGTTTGAGAATGAATATAATGattttaatatgttatta is a window encoding:
- a CDS encoding hypothetical protein (conserved Plasmodium protein, unknown function), whose translation is MEKELNDEKKRKTQKNVFPNFNNVIVDQNYDVNKRNCNTVNSKMNRGDMESMKNNSNTFNKSNKMKNKNNNNNYYYHNNKMGKNQNMMNTSLSNNRRKNYYNMAHMGTSQNKYEIKNKTINKNKTKFGSNVNSNVIQNVNTYEGIPNNENVVTSNKDDYNCMRGYNNNNNNSNNNSNINNSNNMDERINYNNLNNNKNSNININNEGYVKYYQNYNNKQNTNKYIKPINKLNLSCTNKLYKNINNNNVMKYNISSDMNNRNFNDINRKNENYIQNLNNMKNKKKPINNTSNVNMSNVNMSNVNMSNVNMSNVNMSNVNMSNVNMLNSNMSNSNMSNSNISNCNVPNSNQPPINDISLLKNRLNKNIIDKNLESRNNQANNNLKRTQNATLYGNDNDSKRRKGLYNLNNMNDNYSISNYSNPSVKEDSSLPLEDNINKDKNSNMNYDNNSKKYIENDSSKNYFNTNLYEKEQHYIKVIERKINDICDILEYILYVDDKDCIDLIYFLLILLKGIKKVLRRLKNSNMNYDIFSIVLNLYSCLCVKLFSENNILVIMNLKCFVLMFEILNLMDMDSFNLSYVLFLYVNFLKNNKNGIDILENKSNIRYKTQVVENDNKMYKKLLNSFLNVFSYCSENTNTLVRIEAIKSFYYVLRFLHDEKKYKYYEEHTIKKERINTNYNTDDDNLKKRTLFIFEENLIKESLTVKKVNMIKGFVNSRMIYLQKFNSNFFENNCDFIDMKNKNNDQEKSGKIKDNSNNNVSKKENNINVHVMNVKSERDSNNKDTEIYKNKMNRKDNMNNVNDVNEINNINNINNINKINNINNINNINNINIINNINNINIINNINNVNHMNNINNKNKYDKSENSLNNILLLKNFETVFNCVPNDGWISNKIDDDDKNMLLYILHIFELFVEIYENKDINEIIIKSIVFFLNHTDLNIFSIVTRIIIKISQINPINRIFFNKYISVLMKNFDKDRRKYIFLMLSYCKYEKSGIEVLLGILTNLCLYNFNYKTNTYYLEEDDEESDLNIEQIKTLRRLQNMRQNKTLINNDNIHNDIETYSNNSEDEFYLIDKKIYNIEEWYYIYPIIIILSLNYSKYIQSFFFNKFYKSYIQNYYNITPYFNIFDWSNKFCYYLSKHIFTSHIEKSSFFMEQGLDVFDVLDSTIFHSESKNWSNSYKLLIHINKYNTTHGSNNNSNNNYVYYPYNGYKIDSVKNFMLREKSSNDISLDLLFNRTYGFLEYPNYVKLNLSYKENCYIYIYMLSLLNFFFNKEMNIFEENCFFLKRKIWELLHDQTNLKSNSFLDYLCLFKDINFICINHTKYLTKLFDFINSNNITHLKEKQQNDLYTDCKNDEILYSNIKHDDDLLYNDNYMKEREHKRMLYVEKLLLSFIINKGKNKKVKNMLACNYKVKGNHVINNKNLKDNMNILEEKIRKLIYFEQSYMKYNQNICDIINHNIISNIYYILYLKNMFFFDEKDSKIINEHNTFFSDYLCKDLLIKLILVPILYRSNTAIEIFYKYPIKDMITKSYFSSISKKYFERISQKNLLLLEKINKCTIINNENELFNDTMQGVYRDNGVTSQNDNNHMNQNYRILNKENESSIASISDFNESLREEKCLLKSAEYDSALYKNKEEEIKILNNKKDNVYGTLPRFEENNKYIKQDKQRNRKSNFPIHLKKNLFLKFLNVKIKIKNNNIGQNETMNIMSNIHDKKKIKKENKKYEKGFIEHEENMQNKYEIYIYHKKLININHQINKNLIKIYHLFYRNYYYTLNMSEILNIILNKVYEENDILYNKLKDFVLNFSSYYHGNNKKIGSKYFYDIFYNNKLCRRNNKLERINKYLSQNKNGHEYSNLIFDLHKIGINKNDNKKNVYSINIAINKILKLIIKYLENEDYINYEQCINFPYLFLSILNIKIKLSYEIMLYDLFENEYNDFNMLLKRLPGYINYFFNNLYLYIEYEDMFIIKEEETKSKEKNKNKHTYNYNYDYNPNDILYNRRNHLGKKKNMLLPSHNNNNLLMYSFMVENILSEDYSLTHLKSLNKTKKAETKNSLFAGRKKSKGTSQNIKVDTEFNLDEKYLKENIIHKNKKEITNQKHKDNEHFINKSHSMKIYTNEWNITNFIPVYKNEDNNSNTYRYIIKMECKKNVGNNFDFSSTLPIKCNIILFYYYMENDKFYLIPLSKRNNVYLHPLRQ